Proteins encoded by one window of Cyanobium sp. NS01:
- the plsX gene encoding phosphate acyltransferase PlsX, with amino-acid sequence MPPKEPEKRTKQRRAIRRLVIWYRRNAAVTSLVGTASTAASTAVSGAGSVAGVASSAANTVLQPLVVDPLRRLQRGLGGPDEDVPINDADRLWVAVDGMGGDHAPGPILEGCLQAVERLPLRVRFVAETTLLHAAAAELGLHDRLQEAISAGLIELVPSGPSVGMHEEATVVRRKRDASINMAMDLVKQGQATAVYSAGNSGAVMAAAIFRLGRLKGIDRPAIGALFPTKDPEQQVLVLDVGANMDCKPEWLLQFALLGNIYSRDVLQVAHPRIGLVNIGEESCKGNELCLRSHGLLSSEPRFRFAGNCEGRDILSGAFDVVVCDGFTGNVLLKFLESVGSVLLDVIKVELPRGRRGKVGSAFLINNLRRIKKRLDHAEHGGALLLGVDGVCVIGHGSSKALSVLSALRLAHSAANHGVMENLHALSQESGAVACG; translated from the coding sequence TTGCCTCCGAAGGAGCCTGAAAAGCGCACCAAACAGCGGCGGGCGATCCGCCGCCTGGTGATCTGGTATCGCCGCAATGCCGCTGTGACCTCCCTGGTCGGCACCGCCAGCACCGCCGCCAGCACGGCGGTGTCCGGGGCGGGCAGCGTGGCCGGCGTGGCCAGCAGTGCCGCCAACACCGTGCTGCAACCGCTGGTGGTGGACCCGCTGCGGCGCCTGCAACGGGGTCTGGGCGGGCCCGATGAGGACGTGCCCATCAACGACGCCGACCGGCTCTGGGTGGCCGTGGACGGCATGGGCGGCGACCACGCCCCGGGGCCGATCCTGGAGGGCTGCCTGCAGGCCGTGGAGCGCCTGCCGCTGCGCGTTCGCTTCGTGGCCGAAACCACCCTGCTGCACGCGGCTGCAGCCGAGCTCGGACTGCACGACCGCCTCCAGGAGGCCATCAGCGCCGGGCTGATCGAGCTGGTGCCCAGTGGCCCTTCGGTGGGCATGCACGAGGAGGCCACCGTGGTGCGCCGCAAGCGCGATGCCAGCATCAACATGGCCATGGACCTGGTGAAGCAGGGCCAGGCCACAGCGGTGTACTCGGCCGGCAACTCGGGCGCCGTGATGGCCGCCGCGATCTTTCGGCTGGGCCGGCTCAAGGGCATCGACAGGCCCGCCATCGGTGCCCTGTTCCCCACCAAGGACCCCGAGCAGCAGGTGCTTGTGCTGGATGTGGGCGCCAACATGGACTGCAAACCCGAGTGGCTGCTGCAGTTCGCCCTGCTCGGCAACATCTACAGCCGGGACGTGCTGCAGGTGGCCCATCCGCGCATCGGCCTGGTGAACATCGGCGAGGAGTCGTGCAAGGGCAATGAGCTCTGTCTGCGCAGCCACGGGCTGCTGAGTTCCGAACCCCGCTTCCGCTTTGCCGGCAACTGCGAAGGCCGCGACATTCTCTCCGGCGCCTTCGATGTGGTGGTGTGCGATGGCTTCACCGGCAACGTGCTGCTCAAGTTTCTGGAGAGCGTCGGCAGCGTGCTGCTGGACGTGATCAAGGTGGAGCTGCCCCGAGGGCGCCGCGGCAAGGTGGGCTCGGCCTTCCTGATCAACAACCTGCGCCGCATCAAGAAGCGCCTCGACCACGCCGAACACGGCGGCGCTCTGCTGCTCGGCGTGGACGGCGTGTGCGTGATCGGCCATGGCAGCAGCAAGGCCCTCTCGGTGCTGAGTGCCCTGCGGCTGGCCCACTCGGCCGCCAACCACGGCGTGATGGAGAATCTGCACGCCCTCAGCCAGGAAAGCGGCGCTGTGGCCTGTGGTTGA
- the fabD gene encoding ACP S-malonyltransferase: protein MGIAWVFPGQGSQKLGMAAGLLELPGARQRFDQASALLGRDLLAICAGEAEGELCDLNDTRNTQPALFVVESLLVDGLRAQGRQADLVAGHSLGELVALYAAGVFDVTTGLELMRSRSSLMAAGGGGAMTAVMGFERALLEELVAANPEVVIANDNSSAQVVLSGTPEAVAQVSEALHCRRAVPLAVSGAFHSPFMAEAAEAFARQLENVPFADASVPVLSNTDPTPETRAEALKARLGQQMTTGVRWRETMAQCEAAGITTAVEIGPGAVLSGLLKRSCPGISTAQIAGTADLGL from the coding sequence ATGGGAATTGCCTGGGTGTTTCCCGGCCAGGGTTCGCAGAAGCTGGGCATGGCCGCAGGCCTGCTGGAGCTGCCCGGGGCGCGGCAGCGTTTCGACCAGGCCTCGGCGCTGCTCGGCCGCGACCTGCTGGCCATCTGCGCCGGTGAGGCCGAGGGCGAGCTCTGCGACCTCAACGACACGCGCAACACCCAGCCGGCCCTGTTCGTTGTGGAGAGCCTGCTGGTGGATGGCCTGCGGGCCCAGGGCCGGCAGGCCGATCTGGTGGCAGGGCACAGCCTCGGTGAGCTGGTGGCGCTCTACGCCGCCGGGGTGTTCGACGTGACCACCGGCCTGGAGCTGATGCGCAGCCGCAGCAGCCTGATGGCCGCAGGCGGCGGTGGGGCCATGACGGCGGTGATGGGATTCGAGCGCGCGCTGCTGGAGGAGCTGGTGGCCGCCAACCCGGAGGTGGTGATCGCCAACGACAACAGCAGCGCCCAGGTGGTGCTCTCGGGAACGCCCGAGGCCGTGGCGCAGGTGAGCGAGGCGCTGCACTGCCGGCGCGCCGTGCCCCTGGCGGTGAGCGGAGCCTTCCACTCACCGTTCATGGCGGAGGCCGCCGAGGCCTTTGCCCGCCAGCTCGAGAACGTGCCCTTCGCCGATGCCAGCGTGCCCGTGCTCAGCAACACGGACCCCACCCCTGAAACCCGCGCTGAAGCGCTCAAAGCCAGGCTGGGGCAGCAGATGACCACGGGCGTGCGCTGGCGCGAGACCATGGCCCAGTGTGAGGCGGCCGGCATCACCACGGCCGTGGAGATCGGCCCAGGGGCGGTGCTCAGTGGCCTGCTGAAGCGCAGCTGCCCCGGCATCAGCACCGCCCAGATCGCCGGCACTGCCGACCTGGGTCTGTGA
- a CDS encoding RNA-binding protein, producing MSIRLYVGNLPQAFDAKELEALFTAIGEGVRFKAVNDRDTGACRGFGFANVDDQKLADAVIEQLNGKDFGGNTLRIEVSERRDARATATADRRGGTGSAPQRKAVNKVVHADQVDSEAPDPRWAGELAKLKQLLDNQKAAV from the coding sequence ATGAGCATTCGTCTCTACGTCGGCAACCTGCCGCAAGCTTTTGATGCCAAGGAGCTCGAGGCTCTGTTTACGGCCATCGGGGAAGGGGTGCGCTTCAAGGCCGTCAATGATCGCGACACGGGCGCCTGCCGCGGTTTCGGCTTCGCCAACGTGGACGACCAGAAGCTGGCCGACGCCGTGATCGAGCAGCTCAACGGTAAGGACTTCGGTGGCAACACCCTGCGCATCGAGGTCTCCGAGCGCCGAGACGCCCGTGCCACCGCCACCGCCGACCGCCGTGGTGGCACCGGCAGCGCCCCCCAGCGCAAGGCCGTGAACAAGGTGGTCCACGCCGACCAGGTGGACAGCGAGGCCCCCGACCCCCGCTGGGCCGGCGAGCTGGCCAAGCTCAAGCAGCTGCTCGACAACCAGAAGGCCGCGGTCTGA
- a CDS encoding beta-ketoacyl-ACP synthase III, with amino-acid sequence MALVGCGSGVPSASVSNEDLSRRVDTSDGWIRSRTGIGARRVAGPGEPLTALATQAAAAALAHAGWRAEDLDLILLATSSPDDLFGTAPLVQGQLGAVNAVAFDLTAACSGFLFALITAGQYIAAGSVRRALVIGADQLSRWVDWDDRGTCVLFGDGAGAVAVEACAPEATGLLGFRMRSDGSRNACLTLAQTDEQQPLLDGLTSQRGGFAAIRMNGQEVYKFAVREVPAILAELLESTGTAPAELDWLLLHQANQRILDAVAERFAVPRERVLSNLAAYGNTSAATIPLMLDEAVRDGRVQPGQLLGSSGFGAGLSWGAALLRWSGPRAATSPEA; translated from the coding sequence ATGGCCCTGGTGGGCTGCGGCAGTGGGGTTCCCAGTGCCAGCGTCAGCAACGAGGATCTGAGCCGGCGCGTCGACACCAGCGATGGTTGGATCCGCTCCCGCACCGGCATCGGAGCCCGCCGGGTGGCGGGACCAGGCGAGCCGCTCACAGCCCTGGCGACCCAGGCCGCCGCGGCCGCCCTGGCCCATGCCGGCTGGCGGGCTGAGGATCTCGATCTGATCCTGCTGGCCACCTCCAGCCCCGACGACCTGTTCGGCACGGCCCCTCTGGTGCAGGGGCAACTGGGCGCGGTGAACGCGGTGGCTTTCGATCTGACGGCGGCCTGCAGCGGCTTTCTGTTCGCCCTGATCACCGCGGGGCAGTACATCGCCGCCGGGTCCGTGCGCCGGGCCCTGGTGATCGGCGCCGACCAGCTGAGTCGCTGGGTGGACTGGGACGATCGGGGCACCTGCGTGCTGTTCGGCGACGGCGCCGGCGCCGTGGCTGTGGAAGCCTGTGCGCCTGAAGCCACGGGTCTGCTGGGCTTCCGGATGCGCTCCGACGGCTCCCGCAACGCCTGCCTCACCCTGGCCCAGACCGACGAGCAACAGCCCCTGCTGGACGGGCTCACCAGCCAGCGGGGTGGGTTCGCCGCCATCCGGATGAACGGCCAGGAGGTCTACAAGTTCGCCGTGCGGGAAGTGCCCGCGATCCTCGCCGAGCTGCTGGAGAGCACGGGTACGGCGCCGGCCGAGCTGGACTGGCTGCTGCTGCACCAGGCCAACCAGCGCATCCTCGATGCCGTGGCGGAGCGCTTCGCCGTGCCGCGGGAGCGGGTGCTGAGCAATCTCGCCGCCTATGGCAACACCTCGGCCGCCACCATCCCGCTGATGCTGGATGAAGCGGTGCGCGATGGCCGGGTGCAACCGGGCCAGCTGCTGGGCAGCAGTGGCTTCGGAGCGGGCCTGAGCTGGGGAGCCGCCCTGCTGCGCTGGTCTGGTCCCCGGGCCGCCACCAGCCCGGAGGCCTGA
- a CDS encoding CCA tRNA nucleotidyltransferase translates to MAGNLPADERAVRLWERLAPQHWPVPPDHFPAGCALVGGAVRDALLGRLAPCPDLDLVVPGAAISLGRQLARRCGGTCVVLDSERDIARLVLRGWTLDLARQEGNSLEQDLRRRDYTANAIALPLAPGSPLLDPTGGLGDLRAARLAAVSEANLLADPLRLLRGLRLEVELELVLEARSRNWIRRHGARLAEVAGERVLTELEKLATAPGGERGLAGCAGLSLLAPWGADATAEPVLLSLSLEQAEACGLGSAAAWALPLARLAALLPPEALGQLRASRQLQQRSGRLRRWWRRLTQAAAGAALTEAEQLQLHLDLEADLPALLLFLPAPQAKQQMERWHLAEDPLFHPSSPLNGVQLQQALGLAPGPELGVLMRHLTQERAFGRIPPQDPAASRAALIAARAWLDRRHG, encoded by the coding sequence GTGGCGGGCAATCTGCCGGCTGACGAGCGGGCGGTGCGGCTGTGGGAGCGGCTGGCGCCCCAGCACTGGCCCGTGCCCCCGGACCACTTCCCCGCGGGCTGCGCCCTGGTGGGGGGAGCCGTGCGCGATGCCCTGCTGGGCCGCCTGGCGCCCTGCCCCGACCTTGACCTGGTGGTGCCGGGCGCAGCGATCAGCCTGGGGCGGCAGCTGGCCCGCCGCTGCGGCGGCACCTGTGTGGTGCTGGACTCCGAGCGCGACATCGCCCGGCTGGTGCTGCGGGGCTGGACCCTCGACCTGGCCCGGCAGGAGGGCAACAGCCTCGAGCAGGACCTCCGCCGCCGCGACTACACCGCCAACGCGATCGCCCTGCCCCTGGCCCCCGGCAGCCCCCTGCTGGATCCCACCGGCGGCCTCGGCGACCTCAGAGCCGCTCGCCTGGCCGCCGTGAGCGAGGCCAACCTGCTGGCCGATCCGCTGCGGCTGCTGCGCGGTCTGCGCCTGGAGGTGGAGCTGGAACTCGTGCTGGAGGCGCGCAGCCGCAACTGGATCCGGCGCCACGGGGCAAGGCTCGCCGAGGTGGCCGGCGAGCGGGTGCTCACCGAACTGGAGAAACTGGCCACGGCCCCCGGCGGCGAGCGGGGCCTGGCCGGATGTGCCGGGCTGAGTCTGCTGGCCCCCTGGGGGGCCGATGCCACGGCTGAGCCCGTGCTGCTGAGCCTCAGCCTTGAGCAGGCCGAGGCCTGCGGGCTCGGCAGCGCGGCTGCCTGGGCCCTGCCGCTGGCCCGGCTGGCGGCGCTGCTGCCGCCTGAGGCCCTGGGCCAGCTCCGGGCCAGCCGTCAGCTGCAGCAGCGCAGCGGACGGCTGCGCCGGTGGTGGCGGCGGCTGACACAGGCCGCGGCGGGAGCCGCGCTCACGGAGGCCGAGCAACTTCAGCTGCACCTGGACCTGGAGGCAGACCTGCCGGCCCTGTTGCTCTTCCTGCCGGCGCCCCAGGCGAAGCAGCAGATGGAGCGCTGGCATCTGGCGGAAGACCCTCTCTTCCACCCCAGCTCTCCTCTCAACGGCGTGCAGCTGCAGCAGGCCCTCGGGCTGGCGCCGGGGCCCGAACTGGGAGTGCTGATGAGGCATCTCACCCAGGAGCGGGCCTTCGGCCGGATCCCGCCGCAGGATCCGGCGGCCAGCAGGGCGGCTCTGATCGCCGCCAGGGCCTGGCTCGACCGGCGGCATGGTTAA
- the tsaB gene encoding tRNA (adenosine(37)-N6)-threonylcarbamoyltransferase complex dimerization subunit type 1 TsaB codes for MSWLLALHSSSPVLGVGLRSLEDDIPDQVRQFPLGRDLSGALLESVESLLPAQSWPALARLAVATGPGGFTGTRLTVVLARTLAQQLEIPLDGVGSFLLVARRLHLAGPTWLSQALPRRGVVAGVYGPCPEALGGMAQRRQPRLYEDSEALRAAEPDLPVLAAEVDVERDVVQLLELSAEAHAAAVPAPWQPVLPLYPTAPVPL; via the coding sequence ATGAGCTGGCTCCTGGCCCTGCACAGCTCCAGCCCGGTGCTTGGCGTCGGCCTCCGCAGCCTTGAGGACGACATCCCTGACCAGGTGCGGCAGTTCCCCCTGGGCCGGGATCTCTCCGGCGCCCTGCTCGAGAGCGTCGAGTCGCTGCTGCCTGCCCAGTCCTGGCCAGCCCTGGCGCGGCTGGCCGTGGCCACGGGGCCGGGCGGCTTCACCGGCACCCGGCTCACGGTGGTGCTGGCCCGCACCCTCGCCCAGCAGCTGGAGATTCCCCTCGATGGCGTGGGCAGCTTTCTGTTGGTGGCCCGGCGCCTGCACCTGGCCGGGCCCACCTGGCTGAGCCAGGCGTTGCCGCGCCGGGGCGTCGTGGCCGGTGTCTATGGTCCCTGCCCCGAAGCCCTGGGGGGCATGGCGCAACGGCGTCAGCCCCGGCTCTATGAGGACAGCGAGGCCCTGCGCGCTGCGGAGCCCGATCTGCCGGTGTTGGCGGCGGAGGTGGATGTGGAGCGCGACGTGGTGCAGCTGCTTGAGCTGAGCGCCGAGGCCCACGCCGCTGCTGTGCCGGCGCCCTGGCAGCCGGTGCTGCCGCTCTACCCCACCGCTCCGGTGCCGCTCTGA
- the rpaB gene encoding response regulator transcription factor RpaB: protein MTASPTSPVREKETILVVDDEASIRRILETRLSMIGYEVVTAADGLEALERFREQPPDLVVLDVMMPRLDGYGVCQELRKESDVPIVMLTALGDVADRITGLELGADDYVVKPFSPKELEARIRCVLRRVEKEQVAGIPNSGVIGVGDLRIDTNKRQVYRGDERIRLTGMEFSLLELLVSRSGEPFSRGEILKEVWGYTPERHVDTRVVDVHISRLRSKLEDDPANPELILTARGTGYLFQRIVDPVASEGA, encoded by the coding sequence ATGACGGCGTCACCCACCAGTCCAGTTCGAGAGAAAGAGACGATCCTGGTCGTCGATGACGAGGCCAGTATCCGCCGGATCCTTGAGACCCGGCTGTCGATGATCGGCTACGAGGTGGTGACCGCCGCCGACGGGCTGGAGGCCCTTGAGCGCTTCCGGGAGCAGCCCCCCGACCTGGTGGTGCTCGACGTGATGATGCCTCGGCTGGATGGCTACGGGGTGTGCCAGGAGCTGCGCAAGGAATCCGACGTGCCGATCGTGATGCTCACCGCCCTCGGCGACGTGGCCGACCGGATCACAGGCCTGGAACTGGGCGCCGACGACTACGTGGTGAAGCCCTTCAGCCCCAAGGAGCTGGAGGCCCGCATCCGCTGCGTGCTGCGCCGGGTGGAGAAGGAACAGGTGGCCGGCATCCCCAACTCGGGGGTGATCGGCGTGGGCGACCTGCGCATCGACACCAACAAGCGCCAGGTGTACCGCGGCGATGAACGGATCCGCCTCACCGGCATGGAGTTCAGCCTGCTGGAACTGCTGGTGAGCCGCAGCGGCGAGCCCTTCAGCCGCGGCGAGATTCTCAAGGAGGTATGGGGTTACACCCCTGAGCGTCACGTGGACACCAGGGTAGTGGATGTCCACATCTCCCGGCTGCGCTCCAAACTGGAGGATGATCCGGCCAACCCCGAGCTGATCCTCACGGCGCGGGGCACCGGCTACCTGTTCCAACGCATCGTCGATCCCGTTGCCTCCGAAGGAGCCTGA
- a CDS encoding 1-acyl-sn-glycerol-3-phosphate acyltransferase: MRRRKRSEPPALIRTPRPSLVYRLISYLLVFPIYRLLFRGRTAGNGHVPNEGALVVVANHGSHLDPPLLGHALGRPVAFMAKAELFQVPLLGAIIRACGAYPVARGASDREAIRTATDRLEEGWATGVFLDGTRQSDGRVNTPLAGAALLAARSGAALLPVAILNSHRALGPGGSGIRLVPIHIRIGTPIPPPGSRRRPDLDAATRACQEQINALLDQGLIGRNRLSGAPDSAALPPSS; this comes from the coding sequence CTGCGACGCCGCAAGCGCAGCGAACCACCGGCCCTGATCCGCACCCCCAGACCCAGCCTGGTGTATCGGCTGATCAGCTATCTGCTGGTGTTTCCGATCTACCGCCTGCTGTTCCGGGGGCGCACCGCGGGCAACGGCCATGTGCCCAACGAGGGGGCTCTGGTGGTGGTGGCCAACCACGGCTCCCACCTCGATCCGCCCCTGCTGGGCCATGCCCTGGGCCGGCCCGTGGCCTTCATGGCCAAGGCCGAGCTGTTCCAGGTGCCACTGCTGGGGGCGATCATCCGGGCCTGCGGGGCCTATCCCGTGGCCCGGGGCGCCAGCGACCGCGAGGCGATCCGCACCGCCACCGACCGCCTAGAGGAGGGCTGGGCCACCGGCGTGTTTCTCGATGGCACCCGCCAGAGCGACGGCCGGGTCAACACCCCCCTGGCGGGGGCTGCCCTGCTGGCCGCCCGCAGCGGCGCAGCCCTGCTGCCGGTGGCGATCCTCAACAGCCACCGGGCCCTGGGCCCTGGCGGCTCCGGCATCCGGCTGGTGCCGATCCACATCCGCATCGGCACGCCGATTCCCCCGCCCGGCTCCCGCCGTCGGCCCGATCTGGACGCCGCCACCCGCGCCTGCCAGGAGCAGATCAATGCCCTGCTCGACCAGGGGCTGATCGGCCGGAACCGCCTCAGCGGAGCTCCAGACTCAGCCGCTCTGCCGCCCAGCTCCTGA
- a CDS encoding Ycf34 family protein, giving the protein MCICVNCRWVDRCQAYHAVERQHGVLHLSAEPDFRPSQPRIHVQVLDLAAGGVGVEWDVRACDSFAADPGRWQRLRPGEACPR; this is encoded by the coding sequence ATGTGCATCTGCGTGAACTGCCGCTGGGTCGACCGCTGTCAGGCCTACCACGCGGTGGAGCGGCAGCACGGTGTGCTCCACCTCAGCGCCGAGCCCGACTTCCGCCCCTCCCAGCCCCGCATCCACGTGCAGGTGCTCGACCTGGCGGCCGGGGGTGTGGGCGTGGAGTGGGACGTGCGGGCCTGCGACTCCTTCGCGGCCGATCCCGGCCGCTGGCAGCGCCTGCGCCCCGGGGAGGCCTGCCCCCGATGA
- a CDS encoding YdcF family protein, translating into MAPASRRQQRPRRRRRGGKRWLLLALAAALAMLSRGWWWPTPPPAQMILVLGGDVERERHAAEIAAEQGLPVVVSGGSNPEFAQWLFEERQGLQPGQVKLDYRANDTLTNFTSLVDDLRRARIRHALLVTSQDHMDRALLVGRIVAGSRGIHLTPEPVDCADLCSPESRQKIWGDGLRAALWVISGRDLRSWAAERLSLELR; encoded by the coding sequence ATGGCCCCTGCCTCCCGCCGGCAGCAGCGGCCCCGGCGCCGTCGCCGTGGCGGCAAGCGCTGGCTGCTGCTGGCCCTGGCAGCCGCGCTGGCGATGCTCTCCCGGGGCTGGTGGTGGCCGACGCCGCCACCGGCCCAGATGATCCTGGTGCTCGGCGGTGATGTGGAGCGGGAGCGCCATGCGGCCGAGATCGCTGCCGAGCAGGGGCTTCCCGTGGTGGTGAGCGGCGGCAGCAATCCCGAATTCGCTCAGTGGCTCTTCGAGGAGCGGCAGGGTCTGCAGCCCGGCCAGGTGAAGCTCGACTACCGCGCCAACGACACCCTCACCAACTTCACCTCCCTGGTGGACGACCTGCGCCGGGCCCGCATCCGCCATGCCCTGCTGGTGACCAGCCAGGACCACATGGATCGCGCTCTGCTCGTGGGCCGCATCGTGGCCGGCAGCAGGGGCATCCACCTCACGCCTGAACCGGTGGACTGCGCCGACCTCTGCAGCCCCGAGAGCCGCCAGAAGATCTGGGGTGATGGCCTGCGGGCGGCGCTGTGGGTGATCAGCGGCCGCGATCTCAGGAGCTGGGCGGCAGAGCGGCTGAGTCTGGAGCTCCGCTGA
- a CDS encoding alpha/beta fold hydrolase, which yields MVTSPYPPAWLAAMTWRGWRVAYLSAPALSSTPAAPVLLIHGFGACKEHWRHSVEALRQQRPVYALDLIGFGASDKPRSRLGDEPELPGSLRYGMELWADQVVAFIASQQLDTVQLVGNSIGGVVALAAAAKLERSGRPALGVVLVDCAQRALDDKRLVDQPAGLRRLRPALKSVVRQRWLTQLLFRSFARPEAIRRVLLQAYPSGRNVDEQLVALLLTPAQQPGASEAFRGFVNLFDDCLAPDLLDQLATPVTLICGQADPWEPVAEARRWQRFACVRQLHELPGLGHCPHDEAPEQVNPLLLEALAEADQGLSAPAG from the coding sequence ATGGTCACCTCTCCCTACCCCCCGGCCTGGCTGGCGGCCATGACCTGGCGGGGCTGGCGGGTGGCCTATCTGAGCGCGCCGGCCCTGAGCAGCACGCCGGCGGCGCCGGTGCTGCTGATCCATGGCTTCGGGGCCTGTAAGGAGCACTGGCGTCACAGCGTGGAGGCCCTGCGGCAACAACGGCCTGTGTATGCCCTTGACCTGATCGGTTTCGGGGCCAGCGACAAGCCCCGCTCCCGCCTGGGCGACGAACCCGAGCTGCCGGGCTCCCTGCGCTACGGCATGGAGCTCTGGGCCGATCAGGTGGTGGCGTTCATCGCCTCCCAGCAGTTGGACACGGTGCAGCTGGTGGGAAACTCCATCGGCGGCGTCGTCGCCCTGGCCGCCGCTGCCAAGCTGGAGCGCAGTGGCCGGCCCGCCCTGGGCGTGGTTCTGGTGGATTGCGCCCAGCGCGCCCTCGATGACAAGCGCCTGGTGGACCAGCCCGCAGGGCTGCGCCGCCTGCGCCCGGCCCTGAAAAGCGTGGTGCGCCAACGCTGGCTGACCCAGTTGCTGTTCCGCTCCTTCGCCCGGCCGGAGGCGATCCGCCGGGTGCTGCTCCAGGCCTATCCCAGCGGCCGCAACGTGGATGAGCAGCTGGTGGCGTTGCTTCTCACCCCGGCCCAGCAGCCCGGCGCCAGCGAGGCCTTCCGCGGCTTCGTGAATCTCTTCGACGACTGCCTGGCCCCGGACCTGCTGGACCAGCTGGCCACGCCCGTGACCCTGATCTGCGGTCAGGCAGATCCCTGGGAGCCAGTGGCCGAAGCCCGCCGCTGGCAGCGCTTCGCCTGTGTGCGGCAGCTGCATGAACTGCCGGGGCTGGGCCATTGCCCCCACGATGAGGCCCCGGAGCAGGTGAACCCGTTGCTGCTGGAGGCCCTAGCCGAAGCGGACCAGGGACTGAGCGCCCCGGCTGGTTAG
- a CDS encoding phytoene synthase: MTAQLCHHGQRPSRPVVLPSLAQAYEHCRQETAEWAKTFYLGTLLMPPAKRRAIWAIYVWCRRTDELMDSAEAQARSEQELAERLDAWELRTRELFNGVVHDGLDLAMQDTLERYPQPLQAYLDMIEGQRMDLSRQRYTSFAELELYCYRVAGTVGLMTQEVMGRDAAYTSAPWSAAPDTSDAAVALGIANQLTNILRDVGEDRSRGRIYLPQDELARFGYGEEQLLAGVLNDNWRALMRFQVTRARQWFARSEAGVRWLAPDARWPVWASLRLYRGILDVIEQQNYDVFNKRAYVPRTGKLLDLPLSFVVAQVR; the protein is encoded by the coding sequence ATGACCGCCCAGCTCTGCCACCATGGCCAGCGTCCCAGCCGACCTGTGGTGCTCCCCAGCCTTGCTCAGGCCTACGAACACTGCCGGCAGGAGACGGCCGAGTGGGCCAAGACCTTTTATCTGGGCACCCTGCTGATGCCTCCGGCCAAGCGCCGGGCGATCTGGGCGATCTACGTGTGGTGCCGCCGCACCGACGAGCTGATGGACAGCGCCGAGGCCCAGGCGCGCTCCGAACAGGAGCTGGCTGAGCGTCTCGATGCCTGGGAGCTGCGCACCAGGGAGCTGTTCAACGGGGTGGTCCACGACGGCCTGGATCTGGCCATGCAGGACACCCTTGAGCGCTATCCCCAGCCGCTGCAGGCCTACCTGGACATGATCGAGGGCCAGCGCATGGACCTGAGCCGGCAGCGCTACACCAGCTTTGCCGAGCTGGAGCTCTACTGCTATCGGGTGGCGGGCACGGTGGGCCTGATGACCCAGGAGGTGATGGGCCGCGACGCCGCCTACACGTCGGCCCCCTGGAGTGCTGCCCCAGACACCTCGGATGCGGCCGTGGCCCTGGGCATCGCCAACCAGCTCACCAACATCCTGCGCGACGTGGGCGAAGACCGCAGCCGCGGGCGGATCTACCTGCCCCAGGATGAGCTGGCGCGGTTTGGCTACGGCGAGGAGCAGCTTCTGGCGGGGGTGCTCAACGACAACTGGCGGGCCTTGATGCGCTTCCAGGTGACCCGGGCCCGTCAGTGGTTTGCCCGCTCGGAGGCCGGCGTGCGCTGGCTGGCTCCCGATGCCCGCTGGCCGGTGTGGGCCTCGCTGCGGCTCTACCGCGGCATTCTCGATGTGATCGAGCAGCAGAACTACGACGTGTTCAACAAGCGGGCCTATGTGCCCCGCACCGGCAAGCTGCTCGACCTGCCGCTGTCCTTCGTTGTGGCCCAGGTGCGCTAA